TCTTAACATACATAAAATTATTTGAGATAGCAGTAATAAGAGGGGCGTTTATTCAAAGGTGACGTCTATTTTTAGCGGATTTTTGCAAGCGTGGCGTTTAAACAATCGGCATTTATACAAATAGTTGCGTTTATTTGAAGGCGacgtttaattaaaagaatACTTACTTtatatacacaaaaatatatacaactatcacatatttatatcaactatgcgtaaaattaaataaatgaatgttaatttatttaatgtgAAATACCAGTCCGACTAGACAGCCGTCTATTGCCGTGGTAAGACTCCATTGTCCCGACGCTTCCTTTTCTTTAAAGTGATTGAAGAACATCGCTGTGATGGAACCGCTCGATGCAGCCAACATACAGTTGACAGTAATGACACCATACACAGTACCATTGCCAAATCCAGTGATTGATTGGTAAGAAGCAAGATTGAATGCAAAGAGACCAAAAATGATGATAAATCCGCCTAGAATCGACATCTAAGGCAACAGCAATAATAAGCGCACGCACAAATTGTAACCAGTGGGTGTACTCTTTTAAAATTtagattaaataaaaattaaaaatttgcattTAGCCTTTATTGTATACTAGCTAATTGACCTGTTCTCCACACGGGTAGATCAGATTATTAGTTGTGagtcaattaatttaacgttgtatgcaaatttatgttgttgcacgTTCTGAGAATTTATTATGAAGTATATCTCGCTTATCTTTATTTTACTCCGTTCTGAAAAATTAGGAACAGGACAGAATTTGCATAAAGAGCGGCTTCAAGTGGCATAAAATCGTCGATCACTGAAAGCGTTGAGAAGGACGACGACGCATTACAGTCTAgacgggactggtgcgggcgtttGTTTAGGGTAAAGTCACGTGCTGTTGCTTATTCACCCGGATATAGCTTTACATGTgttcttaatttaattaatattaatgaattcAAATCTTGCTCATCTCGTGTTTTTTGGTAGAGAGATCGAGATCGACACACTCACCATGTAGCACTTGGCTCAGGAATCGCGTAGGtcggattcggtgcaaatgcaatgagaatttgaagagaaactcAAACGGTGAAGGAAAGGCTTGATCGGCAAGAAACTGTCGATCGCTAGAAGCGTTGCGAAGGACAACGACGCGTACAGTCCACACGCAActggtgcgtgcgtgcgtacgtgcgtgcgtgcgtttaAACAAACCGAAACGTGTAACGTTGGCAGCATCCAGAAATTTTATTCaagggtcgacccctcgagaggggccCCATGCACTCGAGGCCACGTCACAGTCGGTCAGTACAGCTTCGGTGTGCGCGGGCCAACTTCAGCGGAGGTCGACCGTGAAGCGGCGGAGATACGCCTGGccatgcatacacaaacagctctcttaataatattaataaataaaacgCACATAAGCGGACGTAGATGTCTAAAGGGGATTtgtcaccaaaatcaaccatatctcagatgaaagctggcATTTCATGACaaaaccctttgcaaccgtttactgcagacgtttACCGTAACGAAAAAAAAGCATTAAAATTACCTGCGTGGGTCTGTCTAGACCTGTATGTGGCATGAGCGTAAATCTGGtggttggttagcaaggaagaccgatacctgtgcacagTTCatggtaaggattgtgagacatatggtgtcaagttgtgatttattgacctactaaagcaaactggaaCACCAAAGCTTTCATGCAAGTATCAACGTTGTCAACACAACCGTGGAGCATCAGAAGGACACCCTTCTTAttttagttcatagatcatgtctcgctgaattttgggtgcgcTGGAGCACTAgctatggttaaacctaaagtagttacttccagAGGGTAACACTTTGTGTTACATACGACTAATCATCTGAACAACgcgttgccgattctctgcttctgtgacTGTCTGGACCAtcggtttcctgcaggaagataccaggccttgtatctttctttcatcaagttttagtatttggggagagttctcctttaattaagtgaatAACAAACAAGTACAATATTATTCTCGTGATCTAAACATATCATTAAATATATGACGTATTAGGGTGATGATACATATGATACCTATTTACTCACAGTTGTAGTTGGTTGTGATATTTGAACCAACTTCCCACTCTCGTCGAAGCGACCGCTGCGTTGTCCAACCAGAGACGCTCCCAACATGGCTGCTACTCCGCCTACCACGTGAATAACACTAGCCCCAGCAAAGTCCTGGCGGCAATAGAAATGTTAGAAAAATCATTGAGCTGAGATTTTTACGTGTTGCTACTTCGTAACGAACTGTTGTGTTGAAATGATCCATCCGAATTCCTGATCGTAGCCATCCTTCTTCTGACCAACTCCAATGGACAACTATCGGCTGTATAAATCCTGACATGAAGATACGCATAAAGACACTTGATTATAATGGGGAAGTAGTTATAATGTGTGCATTTCATTAATTCAGCTTAATTGTCATTCTCACCTATTTTCTAAATTAATGAAAAATTCTTGTGCATGCGAGGAAGCGATTTTTTGTTAGATTActttgtcattgtgtgtgtgtgtgtgtgtgtgtgtgtgtgtgtgtgtgtgtgtgtgtgtgtgtgtgtgtgtgtgtgtgtgttagtatTACCTgtgcaaacaaatgaaaatagCAGATAGCTTTTCACATTCGTTCTCTCAGCCATTGCACCACTGACGATTGTCGTTGCTGTGATTGCGTAGACGTACTGCAAAAACCAGTGTACTAACTCTCTATCACGAATCCCAATATTTGATAGAAAAAAGTGCTCAAAGCCAAACACTGCGTTTCCGTCACCAAACGCTAGAGCGTATCCAAACGCCCAATACGCAAAGCAGCCAACAATGGCATCCGTAAAATTCTTGTAAAGAGTGCTCGTGGTGTTTTTGGCGCGCACGGAACCGGATTCCAGAAATGCAAACCCAGCTTGCATAACTACAATATCAACACTCTTTAGATCAAAGTGAGTACAGATCACTGATGTAAAGTATACTTACAGAAGACCATGCTGGAGAGGATGACGAGATGGAAATCTTCCACATTATTCAACAAAGCAGTCATAATGGGCTGAGAACCTCTGAAAGCCAACAAATGTATACGTTTCCTCTCCCA
This window of the Corticium candelabrum chromosome 17, ooCorCand1.1, whole genome shotgun sequence genome carries:
- the LOC134192857 gene encoding putative ammonium transporter 1, which gives rise to MLGASLVGQRSGRFDESGKLVQISQPTTTMSILGGFIIIFGLFAFNLASYQSITGFGNGTVYGVITVNCMLAASSGSITAMFFNHFKEKEASGQWSLTTAIDGCLVGLVAISAGANSVYPYGAFVIGVVAGIVYVITKRMVVKWSVDDPLNAVAII